Proteins from a genomic interval of Rhinoraja longicauda isolate Sanriku21f chromosome 16, sRhiLon1.1, whole genome shotgun sequence:
- the slc22a15 gene encoding solute carrier family 22 member 15, which translates to MDVDESLVAVGEFGCYQKQLTCTFVLLQIYVACQSMLIVLVGVQPDYKIITQEVPSTHEELIKHVVFEEDLTSIATEWYLIRQEAYKVNLAGSLFFLGLLFGNVLFGPLSDRFGRKPIFLIGLFLDVVFGFISAIAPNYETFALTRLLVGMMNGGMSLVSFVLTQEFVGKSYWALTGSLTNLVFAVGIAAFSVIGYYIRDWRVLTAAANCPGVLFIFLFITVPESPRWLYSQGRTKEAEEVLQNIAHRNGNGKIFIQLKPCAGRKKNGQSAHGFMELVRHPILRWRSIILMYIWYVCSLVYYGLILNAGELKGNRYLNIAMNGLVELPAFPLCLYFINKSWSGRRKTLMAFLLFAGIACISTIFLPEKQDLDMGFLVDVTSLALCGKLAVSAAFNIAYVFTAELYPTVIRNAGLGICSMSCRVGGILAPFIPSLKALNPSMPFIVFGIAGVSGGFMALLLPETLHKQIAESIEDLHSSDYQRLEDKRKKRLQPQEDTES; encoded by the exons ATTTACGTGGCTTGTCAATCAATGCTGATTGTGCTGGTGGGAGTACAGCCTGACTACAAGATAATCACACAGGAAGTCCCCAGTACACATGAAGAACTTATCAAACATGTCGTATTTGAGGAGGATTTGACTTCAATTGCAACAGAG TGGTACTTAATCAGACAAGAAGCATACAAAGTGAACTTGGCTGGATCCTTGTTTTTCTTGGGCCTACTCTTTGGTAACGTCTTATTTGGACCATTGTCTGACCGATTTGGCAGAAAACCAATCTTCCTTATAG GTTTATTCCTTGACGTCGTGTTTGGATTCATTTCAGCAATCGCTCCTAATTATGAAACCTTTGCCTTGACACGACTTCTTGTTGGCATGATGAATGGTGGAATGTCTCTGGTGTCTTTTGTACTGACGCAGGAATTTGTGGGAAAATCCTACTGGGCTTTAACAG GGTCACTTACCAATTTGGTGTTTGCAGTTGGAATTGCAGCTTTCTCTGTTATTGGTTATTACATCAGGGATTGGCGTGTTCTGACTGCTGCGGCCAATTGTCCTGGAGTTCTGTTTATCTTCCTTTTCAT TACAGTTCCAGAATCACCACGGTGGTTGTACTCTCAGGGGAGGACTAAGGAAGCAGAGGAGGTACTGCAAAATATTGCACACAggaatggaaatgggaagattTTTATTCAACTGAAACCCTGTGCAGGAAGAAAGAAAAATGGTCAATCTGCTCATGGATTTATGGAGCTGGTGAGACATCCTATATTACGGTGGAGAAGCATCATCTTGATGTATATATG GTATGTTTGCAGTCTTGTGTATTACGGCCTGATATTGAATGCTGGTGAACTGAAAGGCAACCGCTATCTCAACATCGCCATGAATGGTCTTGTGGAATTGCCAGCATTCCCCTTGTGCCTTTACTTCATTAATAAATCCTG GTCAGGGAGGCGTAAGACACTGATGGCATTCCTGTTGTTTGCAGGGATTGCCTGTATAAGTACCATATTCCTGCCTGAGAAGCAAG ACCTTGACATGGGGTTCTTGGTGGACGTCACCTCATTAGCTCTGTGTGGAAAGCTGGCTGTCAGTGCCGCCTTTAACATTGCATATGTTTTTACAGCAGAACTGTATCCCACCGTGATCAG GAATGCGGGACTGGGAATCTGTTCAATGTCATGCAGGGTTGGTGGGATTCTGGCTCCTTTCATACCGTCACTG AAAGCTTTGAATCCATCGATGCCATTTATTGTCTTTGGGATTGCTGGGGTGTCAGGAGGATTTATGGCTCTCCTTCTCCCAGAAACGTTACACAAGCAAATTGCAGAGTCCATAGAAGATCTTCACTCTTCCGACTATCAGAGGCTCGAAGACAAAAGGAAAAAA AGACTGCAACCACAGGAGGACACTGAGTCATGA